A genomic window from Candidatus Bathyarchaeota archaeon includes:
- a CDS encoding aminopeptidase P family protein has protein sequence MSIYEERVRKIRKVMIEKRVDAMVIAGVENYYYITGDVRRQARMIFPAEGEPTLIVFFTEEEFVRKNTWIKDVRPWRNVSELMGHFFSAMKEKNLTDKTVGFDVHSTPGFEVYRFRKLNPKINLVENDEVMMELRMYKTREEIERMRKAARVAEAGMKAAIETIAPGITENEVAAEAEYAMRKAGAERWGTIPFVNSGYRSLYLHGFVSHKVIKEGDSVLIDVHPVCDMYAADMARTVVCGQPTQEQKKAASTYVQAQRQTREAVRPGWKVGDVTQFMKGAMEKLPYGEFNVPAYIHGVGLEFEEWPHPSHYPQHNSIVLKPSMTMSIGHATLPVPGIGGFRVEDTVLITEEECESLTTYERELI, from the coding sequence ATGTCAATTTACGAGGAGAGAGTTAGGAAAATTAGGAAAGTTATGATTGAAAAGAGAGTTGACGCCATGGTGATTGCGGGTGTCGAAAACTACTATTATATCACGGGGGATGTGAGAAGGCAGGCTCGAATGATCTTTCCCGCAGAGGGTGAACCGACGCTCATCGTCTTCTTCACGGAGGAAGAATTTGTTCGGAAGAATACTTGGATAAAGGATGTCAGGCCGTGGAGAAACGTTTCTGAACTTATGGGGCACTTTTTTTCAGCCATGAAGGAGAAAAATTTGACAGATAAGACAGTTGGCTTCGATGTTCATAGCACGCCAGGTTTCGAGGTTTATCGCTTTAGAAAACTGAATCCGAAAATAAACCTAGTTGAGAACGACGAAGTAATGATGGAATTGAGAATGTATAAAACCAGAGAAGAGATTGAAAGAATGCGGAAGGCTGCTAGGGTCGCTGAAGCGGGAATGAAAGCTGCAATTGAGACGATTGCACCGGGAATAACTGAAAATGAGGTTGCCGCCGAGGCTGAGTATGCGATGCGTAAGGCGGGTGCAGAAAGATGGGGAACAATTCCCTTCGTAAACTCAGGCTACAGGTCACTTTATCTTCACGGGTTCGTTTCGCATAAGGTCATAAAGGAAGGTGACTCGGTGTTAATTGATGTGCATCCAGTCTGCGATATGTATGCAGCTGACATGGCAAGGACAGTGGTTTGCGGTCAACCTACTCAAGAGCAGAAGAAAGCCGCATCGACCTACGTTCAAGCCCAGAGGCAAACTCGTGAAGCAGTGAGACCTGGGTGGAAAGTTGGTGATGTAACTCAGTTCATGAAGGGAGCTATGGAGAAACTTCCATACGGCGAATTTAACGTGCCCGCTTACATCCACGGTGTTGGGTTGGAGTTTGAGGAGTGGCCTCATCCTAGCCATTATCCGCAGCACAATAGCATTGTATTAAAGCCAAGTATGACGATGTCGATTGGGCACGCTACTCTCCCAGTTCCGGGCATCGGAGGATTTAGGGTCGAGGACACGGTTTTAATTACTGAAGAAGAGTGCGAATCTTTAACTACATATGAGCGAGAACTAATCTAA
- a CDS encoding HDIG domain-containing protein, whose translation MLTREEAFNLVKRHVTKRTIIYHMLAVEATMRSVAKYLNQDEELWGLTGLLHDIDYEETEITPERHAMVSEEILKEAIPEEVKRAIKAHNFDYTKVQPETIMEKALIACDAISGLLVACALVMPSKKLEEVRVETVAKKFKDKDFARGADRKRIELCEEIGIPKEKFFEVTLNGLKTIASELGL comes from the coding sequence ATGCTAACGAGAGAAGAAGCTTTCAACTTAGTCAAGAGGCATGTTACAAAAAGGACGATTATTTATCATATGCTTGCTGTTGAAGCCACGATGAGAAGCGTAGCAAAATATCTCAATCAAGACGAAGAGCTCTGGGGATTAACCGGACTACTTCATGATATTGACTACGAAGAAACCGAAATAACTCCGGAAAGACACGCAATGGTATCCGAGGAGATATTAAAAGAAGCGATCCCTGAAGAAGTGAAACGCGCTATAAAGGCGCATAACTTTGACTATACGAAAGTCCAACCGGAAACCATAATGGAAAAGGCCTTAATAGCATGCGACGCTATTTCAGGACTTTTGGTCGCATGTGCCTTAGTAATGCCCTCTAAGAAACTGGAAGAGGTAAGGGTTGAAACTGTTGCTAAAAAGTTTAAAGACAAGGATTTTGCGAGAGGCGCAGATAGAAAGAGAATCGAGTTATGCGAAGAAATTGGGATCCCTAAAGAGAAGTTTTTTGAAGTCACGTTAAATGGGCTAAAGACAATAGCTTCAGAACTAGGATTATAA
- a CDS encoding phosphoribosyltransferase gives MNTNVIDEPKFKNKQFIFKDRVHAGELLANKLRNYVNKINVQLLAIPAGGVPVGYTVAKNFNFPFDVIIARKIQIPWNTEAGFGAISYDGTVLLNERLITQLGLTTEIVQWCISQTRKIIHERLKKFRGNKPFPELRKKTVILVDDGLASGWTMLAAVKSVRKQSPAKIVVAVPTASTSAVELVAPTVDKLICLNIRSGPVFAVADAYQKWYDLADEEVVEILRKSWQL, from the coding sequence ATGAACACCAATGTCATTGACGAGCCGAAATTCAAGAATAAACAATTTATATTTAAGGACAGGGTGCATGCTGGCGAACTACTTGCAAATAAACTCAGAAATTATGTCAATAAGATAAACGTACAGTTGCTTGCAATACCTGCAGGTGGCGTCCCAGTAGGATACACGGTGGCTAAAAACTTCAATTTCCCATTTGATGTAATCATTGCTAGAAAAATACAAATCCCATGGAATACTGAGGCTGGTTTTGGCGCGATATCCTATGATGGAACAGTTCTTCTCAACGAGCGTTTAATTACACAACTGGGACTAACTACTGAAATTGTCCAATGGTGTATTTCCCAAACTCGAAAAATTATCCATGAAAGACTTAAAAAGTTTAGAGGAAACAAGCCATTTCCCGAATTGAGGAAGAAAACGGTCATTCTAGTAGATGATGGTTTAGCGTCAGGGTGGACCATGTTAGCAGCGGTAAAATCTGTTCGAAAACAATCCCCAGCCAAAATAGTTGTTGCTGTGCCTACAGCCTCCACAAGCGCAGTTGAGCTTGTGGCTCCAACTGTTGATAAGTTAATATGCCTCAACATCAGGAGTGGGCCGGTTTTCGCAGTTGCAGATGCCTATCAAAAATGGTATGACCTCGCCGACGAAGAAGTCGTTGAAATTCTCAGGAAAAGCTGGCAATTATAA
- a CDS encoding protein-L-isoaspartate(D-aspartate) O-methyltransferase yields the protein MGWVVPPPKKPSKTTNEFIKERLEKVRWLIQQGLLKSEQIIRAMLKVPREEFTLEMYRDYAYLEAPLPIPGQEATISCPHSYPLFYEALELKRGDKFLEVGTGSGYGAAIAREIVGPSGKVITIEIDQKTYEFAANNLEKLGYGDILIILGDGGLGYPAEAPYDKICITAACPKIPPPLIDQLKTRGKLVAPIGHPNFPQDLIVLKKKLDERVEITSIEKVLYVPLKGKYGFNT from the coding sequence ATGGGCTGGGTTGTTCCTCCGCCAAAAAAACCGAGCAAAACTACAAACGAATTTATAAAGGAAAGACTTGAAAAAGTCAGATGGTTAATTCAGCAAGGACTTCTTAAATCTGAACAAATAATTAGAGCGATGCTAAAGGTTCCGAGAGAGGAGTTTACCTTAGAAATGTACAGAGATTACGCCTACCTTGAAGCCCCACTGCCAATTCCTGGACAAGAAGCAACAATCTCATGCCCTCACAGCTATCCCCTATTCTATGAGGCTCTGGAACTAAAGAGGGGTGATAAATTCTTAGAAGTAGGAACAGGTTCGGGTTACGGAGCCGCCATAGCCAGAGAAATAGTAGGACCAAGCGGAAAAGTGATTACAATTGAAATTGACCAAAAAACCTATGAATTTGCGGCGAACAATCTCGAGAAGCTCGGATACGGAGACATATTAATTATTTTAGGGGATGGGGGCTTAGGATATCCCGCCGAAGCGCCCTACGATAAAATTTGCATCACAGCCGCCTGCCCCAAAATTCCACCCCCATTAATTGATCAATTAAAAACCAGAGGAAAACTAGTTGCCCCAATCGGTCACCCCAACTTCCCTCAGGACTTAATCGTCTTAAAAAAGAAACTAGATGAACGCGTAGAAATAACCTCAATAGAAAAAGTGCTTTACGTCCCACTTAAAGGGAAATACGGGTTCAACACTTGA
- the serB gene encoding phosphoserine phosphatase SerB, with protein MHEKTKNIKLIVFDLDGVLVDTGSSWQTIHKAFGVDNEENFQRYLRGEISFKEFMRSDIRLWKNIHINQIKSILERVPLMKGAKETITALKNAGYKIAIISSGISLLADRVKNELGIDKSFANELLIDQNGHLTGEGKENVELLKKVSVLQRLATSEGINTKQCAVVGDSIFDIPLFKRAGFSIAFNAKTHRVEEAADLAIKNKDLKEILRYFT; from the coding sequence ATGCATGAAAAAACGAAAAATATCAAACTAATCGTTTTTGACCTAGATGGAGTTCTTGTAGATACGGGTAGCAGTTGGCAAACTATCCATAAAGCATTTGGTGTGGATAATGAAGAAAACTTTCAAAGATATCTCCGAGGTGAAATTAGCTTCAAAGAATTTATGAGATCTGACATCCGACTCTGGAAAAACATTCACATTAACCAAATCAAAAGCATTCTTGAACGAGTTCCACTCATGAAGGGGGCTAAGGAAACGATTACCGCGCTTAAAAACGCCGGGTACAAAATAGCTATCATTAGTAGTGGAATATCTTTACTCGCAGATCGCGTAAAGAATGAACTTGGAATAGATAAATCGTTCGCTAATGAATTGTTAATCGACCAAAATGGACATTTAACCGGCGAAGGAAAAGAGAATGTAGAGCTTTTAAAAAAAGTAAGTGTTTTACAGCGACTAGCTACAAGTGAAGGAATTAATACTAAACAATGTGCTGTAGTCGGAGATAGTATTTTTGATATTCCGTTATTTAAAAGGGCTGGTTTTAGTATAGCCTTTAATGCAAAGACTCATCGAGTTGAAGAAGCCGCAGATTTAGCAATTAAAAATAAAGATCTGAAAGAAATCCTACGATACTTCACTTAG
- a CDS encoding ADP-ribosylglycohydrolase family protein, with product MQITPRFNGDLKSKFLGALIGTAIGDALGMPVQGWSWEAIKSEYGEIREMLDGWLPAGHYTDDTEMMIGVAESLIENKGFDGDHLAKTFIKNFNIHRGYGLGPIHVLRWISQGEAWDKASTKLFGSGSYGNGAAMRIAPIGIFYHDKPEELRSIAYKSSQITHAHELGKEGAALQAYAIALAVSTKPTQLETQSFLKELNNFTKKNTIYTQKIKIIRKLLAEKPDRIKVINELGNGIEAFNSVPTAIYCFLSHQNSFEAAVIYAINLGGDTDTIGAMTGAISGAYHGVDSAPERWRQKLERANYIKELAENLWSIYVSLRNGGKPERVEKKTPFND from the coding sequence GTGCAAATTACCCCTCGCTTCAACGGGGATTTAAAGTCCAAATTTCTTGGAGCCCTTATTGGCACAGCTATCGGCGACGCTTTGGGCATGCCAGTGCAAGGATGGTCATGGGAGGCAATAAAATCTGAATACGGTGAAATCCGAGAGATGCTTGACGGCTGGCTCCCTGCGGGTCACTATACTGATGACACAGAAATGATGATCGGAGTCGCTGAATCCTTAATCGAAAATAAAGGATTCGATGGAGATCACCTAGCAAAGACGTTTATTAAAAATTTTAACATTCATCGGGGTTACGGATTAGGGCCGATCCATGTTTTACGTTGGATAAGCCAAGGTGAAGCATGGGACAAAGCCAGTACCAAGCTATTCGGCTCAGGTTCTTATGGCAATGGCGCAGCGATGCGAATTGCTCCAATAGGAATTTTCTATCATGACAAACCTGAAGAATTGCGTTCAATAGCATATAAATCAAGCCAAATTACCCACGCCCACGAGCTGGGAAAAGAGGGCGCAGCACTACAAGCCTACGCAATCGCCCTAGCCGTATCCACTAAACCAACCCAATTGGAAACTCAATCCTTCTTAAAAGAGCTGAACAATTTTACAAAAAAGAATACCATATACACCCAAAAGATAAAAATAATTAGGAAATTACTGGCGGAAAAACCAGATAGAATAAAAGTAATTAATGAACTCGGGAACGGAATCGAAGCTTTTAACTCGGTTCCCACAGCTATCTACTGCTTCTTATCTCACCAAAATAGTTTTGAAGCGGCAGTTATTTATGCCATAAACTTAGGCGGAGACACCGACACTATTGGTGCGATGACCGGAGCGATTAGCGGCGCATATCACGGAGTCGATTCGGCTCCCGAAAGATGGAGGCAAAAACTTGAGAGAGCAAATTACATAAAAGAGTTAGCTGAAAATTTGTGGAGCATCTATGTAAGCCTGAGAAACGGAGGCAAACCTGAAAGGGTAGAAAAGAAAACGCCGTTCAACGATTAA
- a CDS encoding metallophosphoesterase, with protein sequence MLLVQLSDLHCGPQFQPEIFEAAVEEINSLNPDALIVLGDLTEDGLLAEFQMAKKELDKFHTKNLIICSGNHDYRSTGYLLFQKFFPFKQVTEIEDAVIVLLSSARPDRDDGEVGHRQNLWLRQTLSKYHDRYKIVAIHHHLVPVPDTGLDLITVVDAGDVLLNLNHAKVNLVLCGHRHRPWRWRLEKFSIVHSGTISSKRFRGFFKNSYNIINIEKRRVDVKLKIVGGETIKFDKIITEKANIGRI encoded by the coding sequence ATGCTGCTTGTTCAACTCTCAGATTTGCACTGCGGCCCCCAGTTCCAGCCGGAGATTTTTGAGGCAGCTGTCGAAGAAATAAACTCGCTCAACCCCGATGCATTAATTGTATTAGGAGACTTAACTGAGGATGGATTACTCGCAGAATTTCAAATGGCCAAGAAGGAATTGGATAAGTTTCATACGAAGAATCTAATTATATGCAGTGGAAACCATGACTATCGGTCAACAGGCTATCTCCTCTTTCAAAAGTTTTTCCCCTTTAAACAAGTAACGGAGATTGAAGATGCGGTAATAGTCCTTTTAAGCTCTGCCAGACCAGACCGAGATGATGGAGAAGTTGGACATAGACAGAACCTTTGGCTTAGGCAGACCCTCAGCAAATATCATGACAGGTATAAAATTGTTGCAATCCACCATCACCTCGTTCCAGTCCCGGATACCGGATTAGATTTGATTACAGTGGTTGACGCAGGAGATGTACTCCTCAACCTGAACCATGCAAAGGTTAACCTCGTCCTATGCGGCCATAGGCATAGGCCTTGGAGATGGCGCCTAGAGAAGTTTTCAATAGTCCATTCCGGAACCATTTCATCGAAACGATTTCGAGGATTCTTCAAAAACTCTTACAATATAATTAACATCGAAAAGAGAAGAGTGGATGTGAAACTCAAAATCGTAGGCGGCGAAACGATCAAATTTGATAAGATCATTACCGAGAAAGCAAACATCGGAAGAATTTAA
- a CDS encoding DUF362 domain-containing protein, producing MRSKVFFVDIRAVKEQDALVRKLKRLFEVSGARDIIKRDDIVAVKIHFGEWGNERSLRPGFVRTLVDCVKEAGGRPFVMESVGMGWWLEGGRASALHYLATATKHGFTTETMGAPIIIAGGIKGLSGINLKINGLELKEVNIVNEIFEADKIILATHFKGHSQASIGGALKNLGTGCASKKGKAQQHAKRPQFVIPEKCNGCGACKKVCPFNAIRMVKGKALIDPEKCWMGDQACQSLCKPKAIELEYTSPKELSYRIVDTAAAIIRHIGKDRFVYFNFLLDITAHCDCCAYSDLPIVPDIGILASKDPVAIDQASIDLVNASAGIPKSMAEEAGVLQAGVEKLNAVAPLTQTWLEVKQPVNWKWQLNAAKKLKLGNNKYELVKI from the coding sequence ATGAGATCCAAAGTATTTTTTGTTGACATAAGGGCTGTGAAGGAGCAAGATGCCCTGGTGAGGAAGTTAAAAAGGCTCTTCGAAGTTTCTGGGGCACGGGATATCATTAAGCGCGATGACATCGTTGCCGTGAAGATTCATTTTGGGGAATGGGGAAATGAACGAAGTCTAAGACCAGGATTTGTCCGAACGTTAGTGGATTGCGTTAAGGAAGCTGGTGGAAGACCATTTGTAATGGAAAGCGTAGGTATGGGGTGGTGGCTCGAAGGAGGAAGAGCCTCCGCTCTTCACTATTTAGCAACTGCGACAAAACACGGGTTCACTACCGAAACGATGGGGGCTCCAATAATAATTGCAGGGGGAATCAAGGGTCTTAGCGGTATAAACCTCAAAATTAACGGCCTCGAACTAAAAGAGGTAAATATTGTAAATGAAATCTTTGAAGCGGACAAAATAATTCTTGCTACACACTTTAAAGGCCATTCACAAGCAAGCATAGGTGGAGCTCTCAAAAATCTGGGGACAGGATGCGCTTCAAAGAAGGGAAAAGCACAACAGCACGCTAAACGCCCACAGTTTGTGATACCTGAAAAATGTAATGGATGCGGAGCTTGCAAGAAAGTTTGTCCATTTAACGCAATTAGAATGGTCAAAGGTAAGGCCTTAATAGATCCAGAAAAATGCTGGATGGGAGACCAGGCATGCCAATCTCTCTGTAAACCCAAGGCGATAGAATTAGAGTATACTAGCCCTAAAGAGTTATCCTACAGAATTGTAGACACCGCAGCGGCAATAATTAGGCACATAGGAAAAGACAGATTCGTTTACTTCAACTTTCTTTTAGACATTACAGCTCACTGCGACTGCTGCGCCTACAGCGACCTACCCATCGTGCCTGACATAGGTATACTAGCATCCAAAGATCCGGTTGCAATAGACCAAGCATCAATCGACCTGGTGAACGCCTCTGCCGGAATTCCAAAATCTATGGCTGAGGAAGCAGGTGTTCTACAAGCTGGGGTAGAGAAGCTTAATGCTGTAGCTCCTTTGACCCAAACATGGCTTGAAGTCAAACAACCCGTGAATTGGAAATGGCAGCTGAATGCCGCAAAGAAACTGAAATTGGGCAATAATAAATATGAGCTGGTCAAAATCTGA
- a CDS encoding DUF72 domain-containing protein: MKVFVGTSGWMYAWNEKLNLDWYVKNSGLNAVELNASFYRFPYPNNVKAWAEKGKRLRWAIKVNRLITHTFRFTERALKLWKRFEELFRPLEPNISFYLFQLPPFATTSLASRLEEFINKTQLRQKFALEVRNMSWFDPKWIKWASDLGITWVSVDCPDFPRNVFNTNGIVYERMHGRYAWYSHNYSIDELEEIATKIVNAKSQQTYVFFNNNHAMLKNAREMLSVLNRLV; this comes from the coding sequence ATGAAGGTTTTTGTCGGAACTTCGGGCTGGATGTACGCTTGGAACGAGAAGCTAAACCTGGACTGGTATGTGAAAAATTCCGGTTTAAATGCCGTAGAGTTAAACGCAAGTTTCTATCGGTTCCCCTATCCAAACAATGTCAAGGCTTGGGCGGAGAAAGGAAAAAGGTTAAGGTGGGCAATCAAAGTAAACCGCTTGATCACACATACCTTCCGATTTACTGAACGAGCCTTAAAATTGTGGAAAAGATTTGAAGAACTGTTTAGACCTTTGGAACCTAACATTTCTTTCTATTTGTTTCAGTTGCCGCCCTTCGCTACAACAAGTCTAGCGTCTAGGCTTGAAGAGTTCATTAATAAGACTCAGCTCAGGCAAAAGTTTGCATTAGAAGTTAGGAATATGAGTTGGTTTGATCCAAAGTGGATTAAGTGGGCTTCAGATCTAGGAATCACCTGGGTTAGCGTGGATTGCCCAGACTTTCCTCGGAATGTATTCAACACTAACGGAATTGTTTATGAGAGGATGCATGGGCGGTATGCTTGGTATTCCCACAACTACTCAATTGATGAATTAGAAGAAATCGCAACGAAGATAGTGAACGCTAAATCCCAGCAGACCTATGTCTTTTTCAATAACAACCATGCGATGCTAAAAAATGCCCGGGAAATGCTTTCAGTACTCAATAGACTCGTGTAA
- a CDS encoding NUDIX pyrophosphatase, translated as MIEKNVVTVFLEHGGKILKVRRSSKVGTYQGKWAGVSGYIEENEEPYQTALKEISEEVGLTAKDVKLIKTGRVLLVPDEENGILWKVHPFLFKSTTREIKIDWEHGEYKWIEPGEIIRYETVPMLKETLENVMK; from the coding sequence ATGATAGAAAAGAATGTAGTAACGGTTTTCCTAGAACATGGTGGAAAAATCCTAAAAGTAAGAAGAAGTTCGAAGGTTGGAACTTATCAGGGTAAATGGGCTGGTGTAAGTGGGTACATAGAAGAAAATGAAGAACCATACCAAACTGCTTTGAAAGAAATTTCCGAAGAGGTTGGACTTACAGCGAAAGATGTTAAATTGATAAAAACAGGTCGGGTACTTTTAGTTCCAGACGAAGAAAACGGTATCCTGTGGAAAGTTCATCCCTTTCTATTTAAATCTACAACGCGTGAGATCAAAATAGACTGGGAACACGGAGAGTACAAGTGGATAGAACCAGGTGAAATAATACGATATGAAACCGTGCCTATGCTTAAGGAAACTCTAGAAAACGTAATGAAATGA
- a CDS encoding class I SAM-dependent methyltransferase, with translation MYSLCYSNLLSNLYLFNCRQNFANETYRILYSFKISFQYWRFSTLSCAPYVSSSLEIVRQMLEIAEVGPKDLVYDLGCGDGRILIAAVKDFKAKKAVGYEIRDDIYEIALAEIVKQNLQDRIKLIKGDFFKANISRATVITLYLTTGANEALRPKLEKEARHGARVVSHNYEIPGWQPTCVKKFMGHTIYLYKIPTAWSKERTSV, from the coding sequence ATGTATTCTCTTTGCTACTCTAATTTGCTCTCTAATTTATATCTATTTAACTGTAGACAAAATTTTGCTAACGAAACTTATAGGATACTCTATTCTTTTAAAATCTCGTTTCAGTATTGGAGGTTTTCGACTTTGAGTTGTGCTCCATATGTTTCATCATCGCTTGAAATTGTCAGACAGATGTTGGAGATAGCTGAGGTGGGACCTAAGGATTTAGTCTACGACCTAGGATGCGGGGACGGACGTATACTTATTGCAGCCGTCAAAGACTTCAAGGCAAAAAAAGCTGTCGGATACGAAATTAGAGATGACATCTATGAAATTGCTTTAGCTGAAATTGTAAAGCAGAATCTACAAGATAGAATCAAGCTGATCAAGGGGGACTTTTTTAAGGCTAATATTTCTAGGGCTACGGTCATAACTCTCTATCTCACAACAGGAGCCAATGAAGCCTTAAGACCAAAGTTAGAGAAAGAGGCTAGACATGGAGCACGTGTAGTCAGCCATAACTACGAGATACCTGGATGGCAACCAACATGCGTAAAGAAATTCATGGGCCACACTATTTATCTCTATAAAATTCCTACAGCATGGAGCAAAGAGCGCACATCAGTGTAA
- a CDS encoding RNA 3'-terminal phosphate cyclase, which translates to MVLEINGGEKSGSGTILRLAIALASILKDDLHIYNIRGKRSPPGLRPQHLEAVLTAAKLCNANVEGAKLGSRELIFRPSEIAGGKMEAEIGTAGSIPMLLLTILPICAFARQAVTLRVKKGGTDVRNAPTINYLRHVFLPLLGRMGLKASLTIHKYGYYPKGMGEVSLEVQPCHKLLPLRLDDFGKLDGFYGISVCTFLQEKRVAERQAKAAEEYLRGYGFSPEINILYDNSNPLQRGSSIVLWANTDKGALLGGDAIGELGKPSEEVGREAAENIRKELDAKATVDVHLADMLVPYVGLADEESIYLTRSITEHLHTNIWLTQKILGVKFHISKSGDLYRIEKRKC; encoded by the coding sequence ATGGTGCTTGAGATTAACGGCGGCGAGAAAAGCGGAAGCGGCACGATTCTACGGTTGGCTATTGCTCTAGCAAGTATTCTCAAAGATGATCTCCACATCTATAACATACGTGGAAAACGTAGCCCGCCAGGCTTAAGACCGCAACATCTTGAGGCAGTACTCACCGCTGCAAAGCTCTGCAACGCTAATGTTGAAGGAGCAAAATTAGGCTCGCGTGAGCTAATATTTAGGCCGAGTGAAATTGCTGGTGGCAAGATGGAGGCAGAGATCGGCACCGCAGGGAGCATACCGATGCTACTGCTAACTATATTACCAATATGCGCTTTTGCAAGGCAGGCGGTAACGTTAAGAGTTAAAAAAGGTGGCACAGATGTGAGAAACGCCCCCACGATAAACTATCTACGGCATGTGTTTCTACCCCTGTTAGGAAGAATGGGGCTGAAAGCCTCTTTAACAATACACAAGTACGGCTACTACCCGAAAGGCATGGGCGAAGTTTCTCTGGAAGTCCAACCCTGCCACAAATTGTTGCCATTACGGCTTGACGATTTCGGAAAGCTGGACGGCTTTTATGGCATTTCAGTTTGCACCTTCCTGCAAGAAAAGAGGGTGGCAGAGCGACAAGCAAAGGCAGCGGAAGAGTACCTTAGAGGTTACGGTTTTAGCCCGGAAATTAACATTCTCTACGATAACTCCAATCCGCTTCAAAGAGGGAGCTCCATCGTTCTATGGGCGAATACAGATAAAGGTGCCCTTTTAGGAGGAGATGCAATCGGTGAACTGGGAAAACCAAGCGAAGAGGTTGGCCGTGAAGCGGCTGAAAACATAAGAAAGGAATTAGACGCTAAGGCTACCGTCGACGTACATCTCGCGGATATGCTAGTGCCCTATGTCGGTTTAGCTGATGAGGAGTCCATCTACCTCACTCGCTCGATAACAGAGCATCTACATACCAATATCTGGCTTACCCAAAAAATTCTCGGCGTAAAATTTCACATCTCAAAGTCCGGAGACCTCTACCGAATCGAAAAAAGGAAGTGTTAG